A genomic window from Megalobrama amblycephala isolate DHTTF-2021 linkage group LG2, ASM1881202v1, whole genome shotgun sequence includes:
- the LOC125263101 gene encoding gastrula zinc finger protein XlCGF57.1-like — translation MMLEEGEEKKHLVENGKETRLQIESVSLLKRRDKKCFTCRQCGKSFTRKQGLEVHMRIHTGEKPFTCDQCGKSFTNKKNLKDHILVHTGEKPFTCDQCGKDFKQQGHLKEHAKIHTGEKPFICDQCGKSFKYKKSLKCHMMIHTGEKPFTCDQCGKSFTNHVTLNEHINIHTGEKPHECDQCGKTFLWASGLKIHLKVHSQEKPHSCSLCGKSFLHQQNLKVHQKRHTGEKAYVCFECGKSFITIGDLKMHQRIHTEEKPYKCSQCNKRFSQSAHLKTHERIHTGEKPYKCSHCNKRFSHSGDLKKHERIHTGEKPYKCSHCNKRFRRSEHLKKHEMIHTGEKPYTCSHCDKRFNRLDLLKTHERIHTGEKPYHCTACRKSFTRSSALHSHTKNDHCDSVVKLSESMNWGNPFQ, via the exons ATGATGCTGGAGGAGGGTGAAGAGAAGAAACATCTTGTCGAAAATGGAAAAGAAACTCGCTTGCAGATTGAAAGTGTTTCTTTACTGAAAAGAAGAGACAAGAAATGTTTCACCTGCcgtcagtgtggaaagagtttcacacgcAAACAGGGACTCGAGGtccacatgaggatccacactggagagaaaccgttcacatgtgatcagtgtggaaagagtttcacaaacAAAAAGAATCTCAAGGATCACATCTTagtccacactggagagaaacccttcacatgtgatcagtgtgggaaggaTTTTAAACAACAAGGACATCTTAAGGAACACGCAAAAATCCATACAGGAGAGAAACCGTTCatatgtgatcagtgtggaaagagttttaaatacaaaaagagtctcaagtgtcacatgatgatccacactggagagaaaccattcacatgtgatcagtgtgggaagagtttcacaaaTCATGTAACCCTTAATGAACACATAAacatccacactggagagaaaccgcatgaatgtgatcaatgtggcaAAACGTTTTTGTGGGCTTCAGGCCTGAAGATCCACCTGAAAGTTCATTCACAGGAGaaaccacattcatgttctttgtgtggaaagagttttttaCATCAACAAAATTTAAAGGTTCATCAGAAAAGACATACTGGTGAAAAAGCTTatgtgtgctttgagtgtgggaagagttttatTACAATTGGAGATTTGAAAATGCACCAGAGAATACACACTgaagagaaaccttacaagtgttcacaatgcaacaagagattcagtcagtcagcacatctgaaaacacacgagaggatccacactggagagaaaccttacaagtgttcacactgcaacaagagattcagtcattCAGGAGACCTGAAAAAAcacgagaggatccacactggagagaaaccttacaagtgttcacactgcaaCAAGAGATTCAGGCGGTCAGAACATCTGAAAAAACACGAgatgattcacactggagagaaaccttacacgTGTTCACACTGCGACAAGAGATTCAATCGGTTAGACcttctgaaaacacatgagaggatccacactggagagaaaccgtatCACTGCACTGCATGTCGGAAGAGTTTCACTCGATCATCTGCTCTACACAGTCATACAAAAAACGATCACT GCGACAGCGTTGTCAAACTGAGCGAATCAATGAACTGGGGAAATCCCTTTCAGTAA